From the genome of Macadamia integrifolia cultivar HAES 741 unplaced genomic scaffold, SCU_Mint_v3 scaffold_30A, whole genome shotgun sequence:
AACCACTCTCAAGTTTCTGCTTCAGTTCTCCAGTTGTTCAAAGCGATCTTCGATCGAAGTCTCTCACCTTCGTGTTCTTCtgctttctctccttccttgaTCAGTAGCAGATCATAATTGATCGAAAATGCATTCGATGCACTTGCTCCTGGAAGAGCCTATTAGGATGGGTTCCATCCTTGAGCCATCCAAGACTGTAAGTACTAAACTACTCTATTGTTTGTTTAGTTTTCTTCGTTTTTCTGCAACATCGATTTCCTATGAGTTTGTTTGTAGGAAGATTACTACTTTGctcatgtttgtttgttttttgggtgGTATTTCGAGCTCTGGTTTGTTTCTGCTGGAGGTGGAACAAGAGTTGTTGCTTGATTAGGGTTTCGAGTTTTGCATNNNNNNNNNNNNNNNNNNNNAAATACTTTTGGTTTGCGGAGTCTTAATTTTGTTGATTCGGCTTActactttgatttcttattaTGTATTCAGTAGTTCTACTAAAACAGGAAAAATATTTATCTCCATAAAGAAAAACTTATAATGGATCCCTCCACCCCTATTTCAGGTTATGCTGGACACTGTGGGACCAGAACTGCAGGTTGTAAATAACAGTGAACATTCCATTTCGCTTCAGGAAAATGGTTATGTTGTTCTAACACCAGATCAGAATAAGGAAGCCACTTCAGAGTTATTGCCAATCAATTTTTCTGGATTGTCAAAAGTAAGCATTGATATTCATGAACATGCTATTTTTACTTTTGTTGTTTTTGGGCTTTGAATGTATTTTATCAATATTTGAGGGTTCACGCAGTACAAATTTCATAAAGAATCAAGGATGGAAAAATATTAGGTCCATCACCAAATTCTCTCAGTTGTCCATTCTTtcatacttttcttcttcttcttgtgattatgttattttttctttaatatatatatatatatattatatgatTCATCATGTGCTTTTTATTGAACATTTTAAAAGTCAAAGCCTACCTGTATGAGTATGATGCTTTAACGAATAATCTGCAATTTCTGGATTTGTTTTTTCAATTCCTGAACTTTGtatgatttatttttgttaatgtTGGTCTCTTGCCGAGAGTTTGCATTCATAAGTATATTTTTGTTGGACCTTTGGAATggagttgggttttttttttttttaaataactctCTCTAGGTGGTTCACTATCATTGAACAGATGTGAGGCTTCTAATGGTGCTTCTTTCATCTGAAAAACCTCTTCAGATGGATCAAAATCATGACAGATACAGAGCTTAAAAGATGCTTCTTTGTGGATTTCATTTTGCTATTCTATTTCTTAACCACTATAATATCTTACATAACGTCGGTAGGAAAGAATAAATGGGCCTGGGAAGTGCATTTGGTCTTTGGAGCTTCTCAAGGGTTTTGATCTCAGCATCCGGATCAAGAAAGTAGTCATCTCAGCCATGATCTTCCATTTGTGGTCTAAGAGGAGCATGAGGGATTTTTCCCAAACTGTTATTGATTGCGTGGACTCAAGTGAACTGTTGGGCTAATGGGGCATACATACAAACTTCActtttcattgtgttagatggGTTTCATAGATCCCCTCCCCCAAGGGTTTGGCAAGCATTTATGTCGATAGCTTGTTGATGAGTGGGGTGGCAGGCAATTGGTGCCTTGCTCCGAGTCACATGGGtgaagtcttttattttctgtggCTGGTTACATGGCCCTCGAGTTTTTGATATTTTGAGGGGGCAGGGGCAGCAGGACACCTGCAGAGGAGCCTCCAGGAAGATCTGGGTTTCTTGGATTCCAAGGTGGTTATTGATGCAATATGGGCTCCTGCTCTCCCCCTCTCATGGATTGCATGGTATGTTATTGGTGCAATCGTGGATCTTAGGGCCCAGTTCGAGGagacttcttttgtttttttttttatgtatgcAAGGCCAGTTTTTGTGCCGACTGGCTCTCCCAAAGTCAGTTGAATCCTGCGGTATAGAGAACCTCTCTTTGGACCTTCGCCTTTTAGGTCAGAAGGCTGCGAGAGGGTGTAGGTACCTGTATGCATGAAGGAATTTTTGGGGGGTGTAGATTTTTGCCCGTCTCTTGTTACAATAAAAATCAGCCTTCCCTCTCCAAAAGCAAAATCGAAAGCAAAAAAGTGTTCTCTTGTTAATCATAAAAACATTCTGCTGCAATGAGTTGCTGGATCTTTACATTCCTCTCTTTTGTGTAGTAGAACCCTAGTTTTCTAGAATTATTGATTCTTTATGTTTTCTGCTTTTCCTACCCTTCTGGACTGttactttcttcctttttcttgtaAATCAAATGCTTCATGTAGAATATAATACAGCCATATTGTAGAATTCCTTCTCAATTTGCAGTCAAGCAAGTGATGCACTATTCAATATGCAGTGAAGTAGTTGATGCACTTTTCAAGTTGCAGTGAAGCAAGTGacgtgttttttatttttttgtagctTGGTAGCTTTTTAAATATGCTCCATTCAGTGTTATTTTGATAGTTCTAGCTTGGTGTTATTGTAATCATGCTCTACTTATTATGATCTTCTGCATAAACTGAAGCAAATGTGTGGTTTTCAGGCAGTGAAGGAAGGAGATACCATTTTTATTGGCCAATACCTGTTCACTGGAAGTGAAACTACTTCTGTTTGGCTGGAGGTAAGGCAATGGTTGTAGAGAGTTGGATCAAATTTTTGAGTTTGTTAGTGAATGTATGACAGTACAATGAACTAGGTCATTTTAAGATGATTTCATtggaggaaaaaatgaaaaagaaattcaGTTATTTAGTGTTGTCAAATCAAAGCATGTGCATGGTTTGATGTATGCTAATATATTCCCCACGTCCTACAAATAATTTGGATAATTGCTACTTGATTGACAGCCTGTCTGTCAATTGAACTTCAGGTGTAAAAGCAATATGGCCAGCTGAGTGATGGTTTAAGTAGGACTCATCTTTTACTTGGTTGGGCATTGTAATTATTTTGCAAGTTCcttatgtatttctttttcaACTACAGGTATCTGAGATTAAAGGGGACGATGTTGTCTGCATGATTAAAAATTCTGCTACTCTTGCTGGTTCCTTGTTCACTTTGCATGTTTCTCAAATCCGTATTGATCTACCTACCCTGACTGATCAGGATAAAGAAGTGAGTTTGTTTGCAACAGTTATTTTCTGTCTATGGTGCCTGGAGAATgcctttttaacttttttttttttttgacggGTGGACATGGTCAGAAATATCCATTAAATTTGGAATGTCAATTCCACATTCAACTGTTATTCTGTTACAGTGGGTCCCTAATCTTGTTACTTTTCAAGGgagaagggtaaaaaaaatggttgaaatttaCATAACATAGTTTGGAATATGGACCTTTTTCCTATTGtaaaattttcactatttttGGTGAATTTCCTTCCAACTGCAAATCATGATATTGCAATAATTCTTTCAGGTTATAAGTACATGGGGTGTTCGTAACAGTAtagattttctctccttgtcATCTACTCGGCATGCAGAAGATGTTCGCCATGTAAGTACAGTTCTTGGTAGTTATACTTAGTGCTCTATCTCATTATCAGCACTATTTTGAGCCttatttgaaaattctccaaactatttttttaataatttgtgATCAATTTGCCTGTTTATGGTTGTGTTtcttaattttatataatttagtTTTATCTTTTGGGATTTTAATGCAGCCAAATTGCCACTAAGATCCTATTCTTCCAAACTTTTTATTATTACCTGTAACCGGCCTTGTATAATGTTATAATGCAGGCCCGTGAGTTCCTTTCCAAATTGGGTGATCTTAATCAGACCCATATCTTTGCAAAGATTGAAAACATAGAGGTAAGCTGCATACAAGATCAGTCGGCATGAAAAATTGTTGGTCAAGTTGATCTAGTTGTCAATTGTGTcttaaaagaatgaaaaagtaGATCTGATTTTCAGTTGTATACCAGTACTGTTCAAGAATGTTAACTTGCAAgttgcaattttcttttcttgcaatTACTTGCAGGGCCTAACCCATTTTGATGAGATTCTACAAGAAGCAGATGGAATTATTCTTTCTCGTGGGAATCTGGGCATTGATCTTCCTCCTGAGAAGGTCAGGTTTCTGAACTTGGACAGAGGAGCAATTTAAAATGTTTTGGATGACAACTTCAGTGGTTTTTTAGCACTCTTAGACACAGGTTTCTGCTTCATTTGCACCAAGTGAACAAATAAGCAAAATTGTAGAAtgccatttattttattttattttatttcggGAAAAATGGCATTTGGGGTACCCAACGTTCAGTTAAACCTCACATAAGACACCCAACGTTTGTGAAATTATATTTGAGGTACCTATTTTTATATTTCCAACTATACCCccaatcaccaccaccaccactgctgCAGCTGGTCACAACCACAGCCATAACCACCACCCCCTCTGTTCCTCCCCAACCCCCCATCtgtccctccctccctccctcccaccCTGGATCTACAATGATGGCGAGTTGGCTATTGCCATCGTTGTAGATCTGTTGGGGACAACGAGAATTTCACCTTGTCGGAACCATCGGATCCTTGAATCACTGGCCTCGTTCTTGTTCATTTTGCCCTTCCTCATATGGGTCATTTGGTTGGAATGATTGGAATGTCTCCAGGCTAGTGGTATACAGTTTTTTACTCTTCCCTTTTGAAGGACATAACCAGCTGTCAGGAAATGGATGTACAGTGACCCAAATCACGGACACATTAGGGCAGTTCTGTAGTATTACCAGTTACCACCTGAAATGTGTCCACGACTAACCCGTCTCTGTCTTTGTTGAATACCAACACTGTTCCTACTTCATTTCACAGCACTAGAgatctactactactactatcaCCACAATATGGCTAActcttctttgatttttcttggtCCGTGCTTACTTGTCTTGTTTCATGGCTCCATGGTTTAGATTGAACAGCAACCATGGCAAGGCCAACAGCAGCAGCGGCAGCAAAAAATGCCGGTTCAGAGAACAGAGTGAGTGTAGGATCGAGAACCTCAATTCTCTCAAACATACTTGAAGGATGGAGTCCAAGGCAAGTCTCTTTGAATACTGTGACCAGAACAATGAGCAATTAAGTGTGCCGGTGTCGCCGCTACGCGCTATTTTATCTGGCCTAGAGTCTGCCTCTTGCCTTCCTACTCAACATCTTCTGTGGCTTCAAGCCTTCAACAGGTAGATGTTGTTTGAGGTGTTTCGGAGTGGACAAGGAGATGGAAAGGAGGAAGCTATAAAGTGAAGATGACGATAGGGATATGCTTCTGACATAACCACCGTTGGCCCTCCATCCCGATCTCTGTCCCTCGCCTGCCCTTAGTTCGCAACCTTGTGGCCCTGGCCCTGGCCCTGGCCCTGGCCCCGGCCCCGGCCCCGGCCCCggctctcctcccctcccctcccctcccctcccttgcTTTCCTGGGCGACATGTCTCCCACATTCCAGGGGAACCTGCAACTTCCCCTCTTCGCTCTCCAGCTCTCACTTTCCCCTCTCTACCTCCTTCCTCCCCTGCTCTCTTCCCCATTCACTTCCATCACTGGATAAGGCGGGTACATTTTTTTCTGtagaaagaaaagggtaaaattgggatcataaaaaaataaagaacctCAAACGTTATATTGGTTAAACATTAGGTACCATATCCTATTTATGAATGTGAGGTACCTCTAGTGATACAGTTCCAAACGTTGGGTACCCTAGGTTGAGTTTCACCAAATGTTGGGTACCTTAagtgcaaggattaaagtatcggtatcggtcgccgtatcggtcggtcaaaattaagatacgtatcagagggtatcgtatcgtattggagatacgctaagatacgcacataaatggatagggaacacatttttatacacttttgcataaaaaaatagttaaaaaaagctatatataacatgtagaatgcataaatacttaagtagagattatcgtattgatagacaaatatattgagttgaaaatgttcaaaatgatgaggtttgagtttcttacagttttttctttcctcattgccattgccactgtgatgagtgccgtgaagagtgtcgtggtggttcaaatccttggctaggaccttcttcttcaataagagcaactacgatgatattctgcacttgtcgaatataggcacaatatttaccccagtcgaaatatttatggtagtgggtctcccattcattgtagaaaaattaaattttttttatagaagttgtagattaaatgtttttaaagaatatataaaaaatcaacaaagtgtggaccaatatatttgagtagatctaagaaatagaaaaaaaaaattgaaaccctcacttttttggggaaaaaatgtgggtttcatttgaaatcatgtatttagtaattataagttatgacattatttttaagagttgaatgaactaaattttctaaaaataaaaatttttggggatttttttaaaaattaatttcggaataaaaaaattaaaaaaaaatatttttttgagaaaaataaaaaatttccatggaagttgtagaacacttgtttttacataacatataaaaaatctagaaaattgttggtgagagtgtgaagtgtttgtttcaaacaacaaaaaattcacacttaagtagccgtatcgtaccgatacagtacgatacggctcgattctgcacgataccttcgatacgtaccgatactctcgggaattttcagattttcaaaagttcgtatcgtagagtatcgtacgtaNNNNNNNNNNNNNNNNNNNNattataagttatgacattatttttaagagttgaatgaactaaattttctaaaaaaaaaaattttaaaaatatatttttttgagaaaaatcaaaaatttccatggaagttgtagagcacTTGTtcttacataacatataaaaaatctgaacatttttaaccattgagcatgactagatctaagaaatttgaaaaaaattgaaaccctcattttctcttgaaaaaagtttgtaaatcttTATAAATCCAATGGTTTCATGTAGTAATGATGcataaaatgtgattctaagtatgatgaaccttagatttataaaaaaacttgaaaatctgaggttaaagttgaaaaaagtgagtaaagattcaagaacttactattcaaatgtttcaactttcaagttcaagccttcaaggttcttcttggactatgtttctctccttctttgaaccattcacttccacaatgtttctttcaatctaccatctgagtctccaaaaaggtgtgtgaatcaaaagggaagaaagaagcaaaatatagaaaactgttggtgagagtgtgaagtgtttgtttcaaacaacaaaaaattcacacttaagtaaccgtatcgtaccgtacgatacggctcgatactgcacgataccttcgatacgtaccgatactctcgggaatttttagattttcaaaagtttgtaTTGTAGAATATCGTACGTATttgtaccgatacggtacggcaCGATACGTATGATACGCTGATAtacaaaagaggcccaaaattccccgtagggtatcggtatgtatcgtgccgatgcctaccgatacggatacatatcggccgatacggcacgatacgcaccgatacttaaaaccatgcctagATCTTTTAAGAGTGGTtgaaagtttcctaattcatgtcgACAACATAACTCCCAATTCAATCATCAGAATTGTCTCATATATGGAGGTTTGTAAACCATAtaggaccttcatctactccaaATTCCAGCTCCATCGGAGCTACGGTTTGTGAGTAATTGAAATCTTCTCTAGTCAGCCAGAATTttagatcctgcctgggattaggtcTTATGTGATCTAGTCTTACATCACTGTGTACCCTAGACGtccttgtattttttctttgtgtccattatatctagtctagcaatgatATAATTTTGTTTATATGCCACATCAAGACTTAACATATAAGACACATCAATACAATATGGTATATCATTATGCTAGCAATGACCTAATATGGGAAAACCTACAAATAATGAACACACTATAGGATATAAAGAGCATATTCATTGAAAAATAAACCAAGAGCACAATAGGGCATAATTAAGAAATTGAATTATATGTACAAAGCATgtaaaaatgtaaataattaagaaacaaaattaaatatatttcaCAACAAACTCATACACCCAAAATCCAATAAAATTCAGTTCAGTTGCAAGACTGAAGTAGATGTATACCAATAAACTAGCAGTGCCAGAGGGAGCATTCTTCAATGCAACAATTGCCTACACAAGAGCAGAGGGTATTTAGTCCTATATCAAAGTTCTAAGTTCTACcgcaactaaaaataaacataagGAGCTGGTACCCGTAATagagaagatgaaagtgaatataaaaaaaaaaattaacagacAAATGAGTGAGgagataaaatattaaaaaatgggGTACCTGTGGTAACACAAGTGAAGAAATGGAGAAAGTTATAaaggaaaaggagggagaagaaaaaagtggaaagagaatataaaaaataaaaaataaaaaaccgaGTAGCTTAATTAAGAAatgaaggagagaaaagaagagaaagagacctGTGATAAGATGGTAACAGAGAAACGAAGAAAttaagaggggaaaaaagaaaaggaagaagaaacttactgtTACCGGGTAGTTGGACTTCGTCTAACGTAACTCGAAAGGGAAGAGATTCAAGGGTTTTCAGTAGCTTTGACCTCTGTTTTCTCTATTTATAACCAATGATTCCATGTAGTAGGCTGTAGGCTAATCCTGTATACATGCGAATGAAGAAGTAAGA
Proteins encoded in this window:
- the LOC122071609 gene encoding pyruvate kinase 1, cytosolic-like — translated: MLDTVGPELQVVNNSEHSISLQENGYVVLTPDQNKEATSELLPINFSGLSKAVKEGDTIFIGQYLFTGSETTSVWLEVSEIKGDDVVCMIKNSATLAGSLFTLHVSQIRIDLPTLTDQDKEVISTWGVRNSIDFLSLSSTRHAEDVRHAREFLSKLGDLNQTHIFAKIENIEGLTHFDEILQEADGIILSRGNLGIDLPPEKVRFLNLDRGAI